A single genomic interval of Flavihumibacter rivuli harbors:
- a CDS encoding efflux RND transporter permease subunit, which produces MNKFIRNIVAFSLKNKFFTFFMVGILAVAGVVSFINTPIEAFPDVTNTQIIIVTQWPGRSAEEIERFVTRPIEVAMNSVQRKTNVRSITMFGLSVMKIIFEDDVDDFFARQQVNNQLRNVSLPEGVEPDIQPPYGPTGEIFRYVLRSKTKNSRDLLTIQNWVIDRQLRSVPGVADLVAFGGEQKIYEIQVNPAQLTKYDITPLEVYNAVSKSNLNVGGDVIEKNNQAYVVRGIGLLNSISDIENIIIEQHGDAPTLVRNVATVKESAAPRVGQAGLDEQDDVVEGIVVMRKGENPAQVLQRVKEKINELNEKVLPADVKMETFYDRDKLMEYCTETVMHNLVEGIILVTVVVFLFMADWRTTLIVSIIIPLSLLFAFFCLRLKGMSANLLSLGAVDFGIIIDGAVVMVEGMFVALDHLAHARGMDKFNKLAKLGIIKKTGGELGKAVFFSKLIIITALLPIFSFQKVEGKMFSPLAYTLGFALLGALIYTLTLVPVLCSILLNKNVKEKKNIFVTTINKYVTNAFLWCFQHKKQSLGIAILTLVITFASAKFLGTEFLPQLNEGALWVEAKMPMSMSLPKTVSIVHELRKKLNEFPEVNGVLSQTGRSNDGTDPSGFYYVQMQVNLKPKKEWKRKISMDDLIEEMDKKLKVYQGINYNYSQPIIDNVAEAVAGMNANNAVKIFGDDLDKLNDLSNKVLEQIRNVRGIKDAGILRNIGQPEMSVILDEEKMGLYGVSIADAQAVIEMAIGGKTVTQKYEGEKKFDVRIRYQPQFRQEEEDIMNLKVPTLKGTKIPLGEIATMKKLTGPAFIYRDANKRFIGVKFTVRERDLGSTIAEAMANVNRSVKLPKGYSIEWTGEFENQVRASKRLAQVVPISLIAIFILLFITFGNAKDAGLVLLNVPFALIGGILALHITGINFGISAGVGMIALFGICVQNGVILISVFHQNLRNKMELNEAIKNGVTSRIRPVVMTAMMAMLGLLPAATSTGIGSESQKPLAIVIIGGLVTATILTLMVFPIIFWIFYRKNNPSLEQL; this is translated from the coding sequence ATGAATAAATTCATTCGAAATATAGTCGCCTTCTCCCTGAAGAACAAGTTCTTTACCTTCTTCATGGTAGGGATACTGGCAGTTGCAGGGGTGGTCAGCTTCATCAATACGCCAATTGAAGCATTCCCGGATGTGACCAATACCCAGATCATTATCGTTACCCAGTGGCCCGGAAGAAGTGCGGAAGAGATTGAAAGGTTTGTGACCCGACCGATTGAAGTGGCCATGAACAGCGTCCAACGCAAGACCAATGTGAGAAGCATCACCATGTTTGGCCTCAGTGTAATGAAGATCATCTTTGAGGACGATGTAGATGATTTCTTCGCCAGGCAACAGGTAAACAACCAGTTAAGGAATGTGAGCTTGCCGGAGGGAGTGGAACCTGATATCCAGCCGCCCTATGGCCCAACCGGCGAGATCTTCAGGTATGTGCTGCGAAGCAAAACAAAGAACAGCCGGGACCTTCTCACGATCCAGAACTGGGTGATCGACCGGCAGCTAAGATCCGTTCCGGGAGTGGCGGACCTGGTAGCCTTTGGAGGGGAACAAAAGATCTATGAGATCCAGGTAAATCCCGCACAACTAACCAAATACGATATCACCCCCCTTGAGGTATATAATGCGGTGAGCAAAAGCAACCTGAATGTGGGCGGTGATGTGATCGAGAAAAACAACCAGGCCTATGTAGTAAGGGGAATCGGTTTACTCAACAGCATATCCGACATTGAAAACATCATTATTGAACAACATGGTGATGCCCCTACCCTGGTCAGGAATGTTGCGACCGTTAAAGAAAGTGCAGCTCCGCGGGTGGGCCAGGCGGGTCTCGACGAACAGGACGATGTGGTAGAAGGTATTGTTGTAATGAGAAAAGGGGAAAACCCGGCCCAGGTCCTCCAACGGGTAAAGGAAAAAATAAATGAACTCAATGAAAAGGTATTACCCGCGGATGTGAAAATGGAAACTTTCTATGACCGCGACAAGCTCATGGAATACTGCACGGAAACAGTAATGCACAATCTTGTTGAGGGAATCATCCTGGTAACCGTTGTGGTCTTCCTGTTCATGGCCGACTGGCGAACCACCCTTATCGTATCGATCATCATTCCCCTATCCCTTCTGTTTGCCTTCTTCTGCCTTCGCCTCAAAGGCATGAGTGCCAACCTGCTTTCCCTTGGGGCAGTTGACTTTGGCATCATCATAGATGGTGCCGTAGTGATGGTAGAGGGGATGTTTGTGGCACTGGACCACCTGGCACATGCAAGGGGCATGGACAAATTCAACAAACTCGCAAAACTGGGCATCATCAAGAAAACAGGAGGCGAACTGGGAAAAGCTGTTTTCTTTTCCAAACTCATTATCATCACAGCGCTGCTCCCAATATTTTCATTCCAGAAAGTGGAGGGCAAAATGTTTTCCCCGCTCGCCTATACACTAGGCTTTGCTTTACTGGGCGCATTGATCTACACCCTTACACTGGTTCCCGTACTTTGTTCCATCCTGCTGAATAAAAATGTAAAGGAGAAAAAGAACATTTTTGTAACCACCATCAACAAGTATGTCACCAATGCCTTTCTCTGGTGCTTCCAGCACAAAAAACAAAGTTTGGGCATAGCCATACTAACCCTGGTCATCACTTTTGCTTCGGCGAAATTCCTGGGTACTGAATTCCTGCCCCAACTGAATGAAGGGGCCTTATGGGTAGAGGCGAAAATGCCGATGAGCATGAGTCTGCCAAAAACAGTAAGCATTGTTCACGAGCTCCGCAAAAAGCTGAATGAATTCCCGGAGGTAAATGGCGTTCTGTCGCAAACAGGAAGAAGCAACGACGGCACGGACCCAAGCGGATTCTATTACGTACAGATGCAGGTAAACCTCAAGCCGAAGAAGGAATGGAAACGTAAGATAAGCATGGATGACCTGATCGAAGAAATGGACAAGAAGCTGAAAGTTTACCAGGGCATCAACTACAACTATTCCCAGCCCATCATCGATAATGTTGCAGAGGCAGTAGCAGGGATGAATGCCAATAATGCGGTTAAGATCTTCGGGGATGACCTTGACAAGCTGAATGACCTGTCCAATAAGGTACTGGAGCAGATCAGGAACGTAAGGGGCATCAAGGACGCCGGCATCCTGAGGAATATTGGCCAACCGGAAATGAGCGTTATCCTTGACGAGGAGAAAATGGGCCTTTACGGCGTTTCCATTGCAGACGCGCAGGCTGTGATCGAAATGGCTATCGGCGGCAAGACAGTTACCCAAAAATATGAAGGCGAAAAAAAGTTTGATGTAAGGATTAGGTACCAGCCCCAATTCAGGCAGGAAGAGGAGGATATCATGAACCTGAAAGTACCTACCCTGAAAGGCACCAAGATTCCACTGGGCGAGATCGCCACCATGAAAAAGCTGACAGGTCCTGCTTTTATCTACAGGGATGCCAATAAGCGATTCATTGGCGTGAAATTCACGGTGAGGGAAAGGGACCTGGGAAGCACTATAGCTGAAGCCATGGCAAACGTAAACCGCTCTGTAAAGCTCCCTAAAGGGTATAGCATTGAATGGACAGGCGAATTTGAAAACCAGGTAAGGGCAAGCAAAAGACTGGCCCAGGTAGTTCCCATTAGTTTGATCGCCATATTCATCTTGCTGTTCATCACATTTGGCAATGCCAAAGATGCTGGCCTGGTACTGCTCAATGTTCCCTTCGCTTTAATAGGAGGCATTCTGGCCCTTCATATTACCGGCATTAACTTCGGCATCTCAGCCGGTGTAGGCATGATCGCCCTTTTTGGCATCTGCGTTCAGAATGGCGTTATCCTCATCAGCGTTTTCCACCAGAACCTGAGAAACAAAATGGAGCTCAACGAGGCCATTAAGAACGGCGTGACCAGCAGGATCAGACCGGTAGTCATGACTGCCATGATGGCCATGCTCGGTTTATTACCGGCAGCTACCTCTACGGGTATTGGATCGGAAAGCCAAAAGCCACTGGCCATAGTGATCATTGGAGGATTGGTAACAGCCACCATCCTTACCTTGATGGTATTCCCGATCATCTTCTGGATATTCTACAGGAAGAACAACCCCAGCCTGGAGCAATTATAA
- a CDS encoding efflux RND transporter periplasmic adaptor subunit, with product MRPLLLFSIMIAFTAISCNHRESSPEQPFSLTDTMLAKISIEEVKEEPVQSELKLNARIIPEDRKMTNVFAVVGGYVTTLNVSLGDYVEKGQVLATIRSTEIAAFEKEYREAQSDLILAEKNQKVAQELYGSKLNTDRDVAAAQKEVDNAQAELQRIKEVMRIYRTNKSSLYNIVAPISGYIIDKKLNANMQLPSSYDESVFTIAELDEVFVSANVYETDISKIKVGMPVEVEMLGYPGKRMKGRIDKILNILDPDSKTLKVNIRMGNPGLMLKPDMVATVFVQYNEGDTMPSVPNEALVFDKSKHYVMVYYKKESIETREVVPYKTSGNRSFIQSGLQTGEKIIGKNALMIYDALND from the coding sequence ATGAGGCCACTACTCCTTTTCAGCATCATGATAGCATTTACTGCTATAAGCTGCAACCATCGCGAATCCTCGCCAGAACAACCATTCTCCCTCACTGATACCATGCTGGCAAAGATCAGTATAGAGGAAGTGAAGGAAGAGCCGGTACAAAGTGAATTAAAACTGAACGCCAGGATCATACCGGAAGACAGGAAAATGACGAACGTGTTTGCTGTTGTAGGAGGGTATGTTACGACATTAAATGTTTCCCTTGGTGACTATGTTGAGAAAGGCCAGGTATTGGCAACCATCAGGAGCACAGAAATAGCCGCGTTCGAAAAAGAATACAGGGAGGCTCAAAGCGACCTGATCCTTGCCGAAAAGAACCAAAAAGTAGCACAGGAACTCTATGGCTCAAAACTCAACACCGACAGGGATGTTGCAGCCGCTCAGAAAGAAGTGGACAATGCACAGGCAGAATTGCAAAGGATCAAGGAAGTGATGAGGATCTACCGGACCAATAAGAGCTCCCTTTACAACATAGTAGCCCCAATATCAGGCTATATCATTGACAAGAAACTCAATGCCAATATGCAATTGCCCAGCAGCTATGATGAAAGCGTCTTCACCATTGCAGAGCTGGATGAGGTTTTCGTATCAGCTAACGTATATGAAACCGACATCTCCAAGATCAAAGTAGGAATGCCTGTTGAAGTAGAAATGCTGGGCTATCCAGGCAAAAGGATGAAAGGCCGAATTGACAAGATCCTCAATATCCTTGACCCTGACAGTAAAACTTTAAAAGTAAATATCAGGATGGGCAACCCGGGCCTGATGCTGAAGCCGGATATGGTAGCTACAGTGTTTGTACAATACAATGAAGGCGACACCATGCCATCTGTTCCCAATGAAGCCCTGGTATTTGATAAAAGCAAGCACTACGTGATGGTCTATTACAAAAAGGAGAGCATTGAGACCCGCGAAGTGGTTCCATACAAAACATCCGGAAACCGAAGCTTTATCCAAAGCGGTCTCCAAACAGGGGAAAAAATTATTGGCAAGAATGCCCTGATGATCTACGATGCCTTAAATGATTAA